In the genome of Daucus carota subsp. sativus chromosome 9, DH1 v3.0, whole genome shotgun sequence, the window tttcatTGAACTTCGAACtgaatgaaattttaatttgaatgatTTGTCATCCTGctgaagagagaagagagagattcaaatttgaaattgaatGGAAATTTAAATCGTACATGGATGTGGTTGAAACTATAAATTATTTGGTTCAATTATTGtagattttaattcaaattgaGATTCAAATTTGAACTGAGATGCTGGATATAAGAGgcaataaaatatatgaaatagtgTGAATGCAGCTGCTTTTTCATTTGTATGTTTTCCATGTATGGGTGTACAGGGGAGTCAGAGTCGTGCACAGTATAATTGAGTCAATTAGTTATTGATATTTTGAAGTGAATTGAATGGCATTTTCTGTAATCATATATGAAGTCTTGGGATCGGGGGCATAAAAAATGCATGTAAAAAGTTTcaagatttataatttaaaggATATCTCCCTGTCCTAACCATTTCTCTATAGTTCCCTTTTTttggtgtcccatccaattctttacatttcaaaacttaccaaaaatagtcaacgggtcccaccatttccccacttttcttctcttttcacactacttttactccactatctcccttttatacataaaaagcaatgggtcccaccacttcacccacttttctttctctttttcactacttaatacatatttcttaacttccATGCCCAAACCTTATGTAAAAAAatggttgggacggagggagtacatgttaAGCTCAATTTTACAGTTTTTCATTTAactatgtttttttaatacatATGTAATGAATTCCAATGTTAATATTGTGAACGGTTGAAGTAATCTATCTAGGATAGTATGAGAAGCGAACATGATGCATTAACGAGATCAGTCACTATTATTAATCAGTATTAACATTATATAAGAGGCATGCTCCAATGCTCTCAGTCTACTTTCCTGTTCCGTTATTTCTCTATGCAAGCATATATAAAATTGAACATGTGATGAACCTGTGGTGAGGtgaatcattattataatattcctCTACATGCAAAACACTCTATAAGAACCTTAATTGCACAAAAAAGCTATGGAAACGAAGCCTGTACAGTGACAAGTGAGAGATTGAACCCAATAGACGAGGGCTCTAAAATAATCAATCAAGTCTCTCTTGTAATTTAGACACTAATTAGAACGAAAATAATGGAGATAGGGTGTTATGGTGATAATACAGTGAGTTCCATCCTTGTGAAAGCCTGTCCACCAAATCCTAATTAATACACGTGAACCTGAATTAACTCAATACACATTGATCCAACTATATAGTATGAATGATTTGAAAAATGCAAGATATGCATATGAAAGAATCATGTAGAAAATAAATAGTAATTAGAAATTTGGTGGTAAAAGCTTCTACTGAACTCCAAATTAAAGAGATTAACATCTAATACAATACAAAGTTAGCACTAACATGATCTAACAATTATTACAAATCTAACTAGAGAGTGGAAGCTTGGCTAGTGGTCCAGGCTTCAAAGTAGATTCCCAAAGATGGTGGAGCTAGGAATTCTATTGGTGCTAGGTTTAACTCCGCTAACACTGTTGTTTTAAGGAATACTTTGAGATGTTCTCGGAGTCGCCAAATTTTCATCACCGGGAATCTCTTTGTCGAGATAAACTTAAATCTTCTATAGCTCCCATGTTTATATCCAAATGAATCCTGAAAACTATATCACTCTGGGACTCGTGTCATAAACGAGcaatttgaaattgtttttgGTGTTTTCTATAGATATAATGCACGAATAACGAATAAAGTAAAGGTAACAGGACAAATAGAAAGATTTTAGACAGAATTGAGAGAGATACAGACAAAAAGATAGAGATCGAGCAGAAAGACATAATTAGTGAGATGAGAGATAGAAACTTGCATGAGAAGATAGcaattagagagagaaagatcgGTGGAAAAGAttctaattttcatatttcaattCAAATACTGAATGTACAAACTCAAACAAGTATTTAAAGAAGTATTTATAGACCTCGATTTGCAAGAAAACAATAAACAGTAAAATTACAAAGGCGCCAATGCACTCTTGGTTCAATGGTGGACCCTTTAAGGGATATCGTGGGTTCGAACCTTTTCAAAGACAAGGTGggtgtttttaattttcagaggAAAAAATTGATCAAGGCACCCTTACTAATAACCACAGACTTTAGATAGTTATTGTACTACTGCTGTTCCTAACAACCCACCCCCCTTAAAAACACCTATGTCCTCAGGGTTGATGGAAAGCTGGAAAATTCCTAGTGAGCAAATCTTCATCCTATCATGTCGCTTCCTTCCTCCACACTGCAGTCTTTCCATAGAATCAACAACTGAAAACCACTTTGTTGTCTCTCAAGATTTGTTTGTAGTCAAGCCGCCTTAAAGCAATGACACAAATATTCCTTAGTCATTGACTTGAGGTGCTGCACTATCTTGTTTTAACCTACAGCTTTCTTTAGTTGGGAGACATGAGAAAGTGGCTGGACCATCCGAATTTCAAAGTAGAGCCAGTTCATAGAGGCCACAGACCAAATCTTTGCAAGAATTTCATAATTTCAAAAGGCTCAACAAACTAGGCAGCCAACTTCAAGCTTTTTCTAATAGTTACAGTAACCGTCCTGTATGGTTGTAGCATCAAATACGCCCATTCTCCTGGATGAAAGCTTTTCTGTGACCTCTTTGTGTCAGCATAGTTTTTCCTTCTCAACTGAGCAGCCTCTAACAATTCTTTAAGCCTTTTCCACTGCAGTTGTTTTCCAGCTAAGAATTACTCCAAGCAATGAATGTTCGTGTGTTCCCTAGCCTGCTAAAGCCATAAGTGTTGGTTTACTGCCATAAATCACTTGATAAGCCATGGTGTGTGAAAAATGGTGTTATATCTGTCTTCAATCCTTTTGACTTGGACGCTCATTAATGAAGTCCACAATATCCCTCCAAGGTTCCTTTGGTATTTGTAAGGGTTTTTGACTGTTGCTTCTTTAACTTGTTGTCAAGTGACACACTCTCTAATCCATCTACCCACAGTGTGATTAATAAAGGTCAATAGAAATATTCCCTGATTCTTAAAGTAAATCTCCAACCAAGGGTGTCCACCTATTCCATGACTATGCAGCTCCTCAAATATTTGCATTATGAGCCAAACCCCATTTCCCCCCATATTGCAGCAATCTTGCCCCAAATAGTATTCTTGAGGTCCCCTTGTTACTTAATAATGCTTCAGTAATGAGCTTTTGTAACTACTCATCTCCAATATATCTGTCATGGATGTGTTCCATCCACAAGGGTGTCACAGTGGATATTTAATTATTCTCAGCTTCACAAACCTGTCACGGTTCGTAGTGGGACTAGACTGTAACGTGACCACCTGATTATTCCATTTGGCATGCACGGTGTTAGCCTTATAATTGCACATATCCCCTATCCGAGTTGGCCTTTTCACCCCCAGTTTCACTTGCAAATCTGTCAAATCAACCACTTGAGGAGCAGCCTTAAACTCCAGGCCCTTCCAAGGGCCAGACAAACTAAGGACAATTAGTGGTACTAGTAATTTTATTCCCATTAGGAAGGTGCAAGTATATTGGATCTTGCTGCTGAGTTGGAATATTCAACTCTTCACACAGTTGAGTCTAAATGATATTCCTGGGACTGCCTCCATCAATAAGAGACACCACCTCTTTGTTGTACATCACGCCCCTTGTATTGCAACGGTGGATGGTTTGCTCCTGGTAAGCCCAAAGCAGCTAAAGTTAGATCTCGGTCTCGCCAAATATCCATCTCTTCCCCATGGACCATGTCAAACTTAGGAGCCCCTTCATACTCTTCTTTTATTTACAATAGGAACAAAGACCTTTCTGTCTCCTTTCTTCTCTCTGAATAAGCCAAAGGCCATGGTTTGCTGTTGATAGTGATAGTGTTAGGAGCCTCGGTGGTGACCAGCATGGAGGAGGGTTGTTAGTGGTGGTATCGACACTAGTTATCTCTTTAGAAGGTGAAGATTTGTAGGAGTCTTGTAGTTGCCCTTTCTTGGCTGATTGGCTAAAGTTTGCTCACAGATTCCGGCTAACTTTAATGCTTGTTCCAGAGTTGCAAGCTTCAAAAGTGTGACAGTAAGGTGATGTAACCAACAATAGAacatgaataaataaatatagtttTAGATGGAGACCTTTCTATTGACATTGGATTGATGTGTTCCAGCACTGATTTATACTGTGACATGTTTCGTAATACAACATAAAACAAAGAATTTGGCTTTTATTTGGGAcatttatgttttatatatactaatacCTAGTTCACATTTTACAAGATCGTAATCCTTTTTTAAGCCTAACGATAAGTTGTATAtcaattgtttttaaatatcttgaatatgttttGACGCCAACTTGCAGGCCAAAACCAAAATGGGAAGAAAAAGGCCTCGGGGCGGGTACTTACAAGTGCATTTGCTACTGTTGGCGCGCTACTTTTGGTTGCACTTATGTGTTTCTGGGGCTGCCATCTCTATAAGAAACTTGGGAAAATGGATAGAAGAGGTCTTATAATGGATGTTGGTGGAGGTACTATAGACGATTTAGTACTGTGAAATACATTGttatgataaatatatatagttttgaGTGCCCTAAATTTTAACTATATCTTCGTCGTCTCTTTTCCTATTTTTGTCAATGTAGGTGCATCTGTTGTAATGTTCCATGGAGACTTGCCGTACACTTCAAAAgacattataaaaaaattcgaaTATTTGACTGACGAACATATTATTGGATCCGGGGGATTTGGAACAGTGTACAAGCTTGCGATGGATGATGGAAATGTATTTGCCTTAAAAAGGATATTGAAGCTGAATGAAGGTTTTGATCGTTTTTTTGAAAGGGAGCTTGAAATCTTGGGAAGCATTAAGCATCGATACCTAGTGAATTTACGTGGATACTGCAATTCTCCAACATCAAAGCTTCTGATCTATGATTTCTTGCCTGGTGGCAGTCTTGATGAAGCTCTCCACGGTAGTAGCATTCCCTTTCTTGGTCGACAATTATGCTTTATTATCTTAGTCCTTATTGCATTATCATGTATCAACTCTTCAACTTTGTCCAACAATTTGctttatgtttatatttctcGTACTATAGAATTTTTCTGCTTTATGTTTATACTAAATTGCATCCTTGAGTATCTAAAAAAGTAGATCACTGAATCCCCATATTAGTTAGTTTCTTCCATGTTTTTTAAGGTTGTAGTGCTATCATGATCAAAATATTTGAATGACTTGTGACATGACCTCATATAGGAGTCCTTGGGGACGTCGGTTTAGAGTAGATCTATCCTAGATTGACAGACCCCATACTCAGGGGTGCGAGGCACATGTAGGGAACGAAATTCTAGCAGAGTGCGTCGCATATCTTCTTTAGCATACTATATTCGTTTTCTATACTCTATTTACTGTACTGCATGCATGACACTTTTTACTTTCATACCTTTTCTGTTATTGTTTGATATCTATATTAGGTCTCTACTGGATTTTTAGAGCCATGATGCTTCTGAGTTTTGTGTTTGCTGTCAATACTTTGAACTTTAATCATGTAATCTTCACCAGTTTCAGGACACCACAACCACAAGTGTAAACTCCGGTTCTGCATTAACTTATCAGAATCAACCACTATAATATGCTTGTGAATCACACACAAAAGGTCCAAAACTGATGTCAATCATTGATCTCCTGATACCGGCCACAACATTAACTGATCTACTATTTTGGCGACTTTCAGTATAACTAACCAGTAACCACTACTAACACTGATGCGAGAGTAAACTACTGTAAGAATTCGTAGTCAAAGGACTATGTGACACTACTGCAGATGTATGTAGCTGAGTACAGAAATCAAATACCTGATTCGCGGACTTCTTAATATAGTAATTATAGATCCGGTTTTCACAATCATAACTTCTTAAGTTGCGTATATACGAGTGTAGCAAGGTTGAAGCTGTGGTTGACCAAAATTTGCTGGCTCTGATATTAATTCCAGGAACTGTGAGTTTCTGAAGTGAAAATATAGAAGCTTTTTAATGCAGTAAACAAGCAATAGACATAGATATAGCATAGCACTGAGGTGGAAAGAGAGTAGTAGTAAAAGTGAAATAGAGATAAAGGTGGAATATTATAGCTTGAAAAAGAAGAGATTTTAGAGAAAGAAACAGTAGTGAGAGAAAGAGTGGTGGTATTTCTTCCATTTTCATATATCAATTCGTCCTAGAAATTACATTCTTTAGATATCATTTCAGTTTCTTATGGAAAGACTCAATTACCCTTATACACAAGTACCAAGCCCATTTCATACTACAATCAGACTACTAATACTACCAGGGGTGATAAATTCTGCCGAGTCCTGACATatgctttgttttttgtttatgcTTTTGTATTGCATCTCAAATCCGGGggtgttttatttttgtttatgcTTTTGTAGTGCATTGTCATAGTTGCACTCTTTTTAAGAACCACTTTCTTCATTCCTAGGAATGAATGTAAGGTGTGCGTACATACCCTTCCTTCCCTGAAAGTGGGGCAGGACATACCAGGAATGATTAGTTGGTATCTTCTGAACCAACTCCCGGGAATACAAAATTTTACTGTTATCTGCTTTTAATTCGGACCTTACATACATGAGGATTGCAGATTCTCTTACAACAGTGGAGGGCTGTAAAGAGTAGTATCATTTATTTAGTTCTTTTCTCTCTTAAAGTTAAAGTTTTTGTTTTCTTATCTGAAGTTTTTATTTAGTTCATTTATACTCAAGTTAAAGTTTTTGTTTTCTTATCTGAAGTTGTATGTGCTCTTGGCAGTTTCTGACTTGTTCTTGTACAAGGTCCTGCGTAGAACTTATATAATTACAccataattttcttatttttatgcaGGTAGGTCCGAACAACTTGATTGGGATGCTAGGCTTAATATTGTCATGGGAGCAGCGAAGGGTCTTGCTTACTTGCATCATGATTGCTCACCTAGAATTATTCACCGTGATATAAAGTCAAGCAACATATTGCTTGATGGGAATTTGGAAGCACGAGTCTCTGATTTTGGACTAGCAAAACTGTTGCAGGATGAGGAATCTCACATCACAACAATTGTTGCTGGAACTTTTGGTTATCTGGCTCCAGGTAAATATTAAACTACGAGTTAATCACTGATATTTTGTTTTAGTAATTGGCTGAGCATGTAACTGTTGATTCGAGTTTCCTCCTGCTGTTAACACAACTGTCATAAATGTTTGTCAACTGAACCTAAAGCAAAATTTGCAAGAGTTAGAGTGGTCTATGTAGTCATAAATTGCTCTTGCTGATCGAATGCTTGTCTGAAATTTCCCTCAGTGCCTGGGTTCATTTGtttatcataatatatttcGTCTTAAGCATGTATACAGCTTCATAAGACGATTCCAGGCCTGTAGTAAATTTTATTTCGTAGGTGCTAATGTTCCTCTGGTTTCTGTCACCATCAAATGTATCTTCAATTCTGAGATAACCGTCTGTTTGTTTTTATGCAGCATATGTTGCAGTTTCGCAAATTATGTAAACACGAATATTTCTATTTTTGCATTTTTACTTGCAGAGTATATGCAGAGTGGTAGAGCAACAGAAAAGACCGATGTTTATAGTTTTGGGGTTCTTGTGCTTGAAGTTTTGAGTGGCAAGAGACCCACTGACGCATCATTCATCGAGAAGGGCTTTAACATTGTCGGATGGGTAAATTTCTTGCCTCCCTTTTTTTTgccaatttataatttattaacccaacaaaataaatacaaggaGTTAGGTCATACCCCGGGCCCTcaattttgagtgaaacaaacCCCAACTCCATTAGCTAACAAAGGTCCACAATTCATACACACAACCACTGCCACTCCGGCTATATGCAACTGCTATATAAATTCCTCCCTGTTTCAGTTGATATAGAAGTAATAAAGATATTCTGCTATGGCATTGTTATGGTTTTGACTCTCTACTCTACTCTTTAAGACACTGATATAGCTGATTGAAATTTTAACAGACTCTGTACCTTGATTTTATTTAGTTACTGGCTGAATTGCCATATCTGCAACTGTGCAACTTTAACGAACTTCAGTCATGCTCTCTCCTTATTTCAGTTGAACTTTCTGGTCACTGAGTGTAGGCAGAGGGAGATAGTTGATCAGCATTGTGAAGGGGTACGGGCAGAAAGCCTTGATGCGCTGATTTTGGTTGCTATTCAGTGTGTTTCATCAAACCCAGATGAACGTCCTACTATGCACAGAGTAGTACAAGTACTTGAGTCAGAGGTTATGACCCCATGCCCAAGCGACTTCTATGATTCAAGTTCTGAGTAAAGTTGTGTTGAGAAGTGGAACAGGAAGGCATGTTTTAATAGTTTGCAACACAGGTGAAAGGTGGCATATG includes:
- the LOC108202569 gene encoding LRR receptor-like serine/threonine-protein kinase FEI 1 isoform X2, with translation MDGFLAKLQGSLLLYILILYSQVNIIGALSPDGQALVSFRTNIVNSDGVLLQWRPEDPDPCGWKGVTCDPKSKRVTSLSLSNHRLSGSISSDIGKLENLQFLALYDNNLYGNIPPELGSCTKLQSLYLQGNYLSGVVPFEIGNLTELLNLDISSNSLGGNIPPSLEKLTRLQGFNVSTNFLVGAIPSDGILHKFAKDSFVGNRGLCGKQIEVTCKDDSGGSSNSNSDSGQNQNGKKKASGRVLTSAFATVGALLLVALMCFWGCHLYKKLGKMDRRGLIMDVGGGASVVMFHGDLPYTSKDIIKKFEYLTDEHIIGSGGFGTVYKLAMDDGNVFALKRILKLNEGFDRFFERELEILGSIKHRYLVNLRGYCNSPTSKLLIYDFLPGGSLDEALHGRSEQLDWDARLNIVMGAAKGLAYLHHDCSPRIIHRDIKSSNILLDGNLEARVSDFGLAKLLQDEESHITTIVAGTFGYLAPEYMQSGRATEKTDVYSFGVLVLEVLSGKRPTDASFIEKGFNIVGWAEGDS
- the LOC108202569 gene encoding LRR receptor-like serine/threonine-protein kinase FEI 2 isoform X1; translation: MDGFLAKLQGSLLLYILILYSQVNIIGALSPDGQALVSFRTNIVNSDGVLLQWRPEDPDPCGWKGVTCDPKSKRVTSLSLSNHRLSGSISSDIGKLENLQFLALYDNNLYGNIPPELGSCTKLQSLYLQGNYLSGVVPFEIGNLTELLNLDISSNSLGGNIPPSLEKLTRLQGFNVSTNFLVGAIPSDGILHKFAKDSFVGNRGLCGKQIEVTCKDDSGGSSNSNSDSGQNQNGKKKASGRVLTSAFATVGALLLVALMCFWGCHLYKKLGKMDRRGLIMDVGGGASVVMFHGDLPYTSKDIIKKFEYLTDEHIIGSGGFGTVYKLAMDDGNVFALKRILKLNEGFDRFFERELEILGSIKHRYLVNLRGYCNSPTSKLLIYDFLPGGSLDEALHGRSEQLDWDARLNIVMGAAKGLAYLHHDCSPRIIHRDIKSSNILLDGNLEARVSDFGLAKLLQDEESHITTIVAGTFGYLAPEYMQSGRATEKTDVYSFGVLVLEVLSGKRPTDASFIEKGFNIVGWLNFLVTECRQREIVDQHCEGVRAESLDALILVAIQCVSSNPDERPTMHRVVQVLESEVMTPCPSDFYDSSSE